One window from the genome of Fibrobacter sp. encodes:
- a CDS encoding FISUMP domain-containing protein, with translation MLLALASVFVTACFDGNKTAGGSTEDAGIIADLNVAGVTQKGPFVKGAAVTVQGIDCKTLKFTDEIFEGKVKSDKGDFTVEDVTLKSTCALFEVTGVYRNEISGKKSSEKLTLHALTDLKDRKNVNINVLTELEYERLMFLVTEKDKKFAEAKAQAEEEVLAAFDIKGDFVEFENLNIFESGDENAALLAVSVMMQAETDDAGLVKRMEKFVDSFVETGKWKDSGTKKTISEWAIEVTANGGLDSIRKNVEAWDLGDTVPAFEKFIEAYADGDSVVLIVTPKSSSSKNGDAGTESGMTSSSSSQDTTYNAEKNTLTDTRDGQVYRTVTIGDQVWMAENLNYKTDNSFCYDDSSKYCDKYGRLYIWDAAMNACPEGWRLPDETDFVNLIKAVGGEKDAGTKLKSTSGWNDDDGKSGNGTDSFGFSALPAGIGNAGIYGGEGYTTFFWGSTECSENSLQLGVECAYAINLDYDKVDVDLPSYAARNLVLSVRCVKGKSAASSSSSSAKSSSSSAKSSSSSADADGWSWNVPKDARLNPNIKYDSMVDPRDNQVYKIVKIEVPDSNYSQVWMAENLNYADSVKTPSLKGGNWCYQDNEKNCKVSGRYYSWAAAIDSVALANDSKEPLVCGYGKTCGLDRAVQGICPDGWHLPSIYEWGLLSVALGTAPVSGEPLKALTGWNYAGTPDNNGTDLYGFAALPTGRRI, from the coding sequence ATGTTGCTCGCGTTGGCATCGGTTTTTGTGACAGCGTGCTTCGATGGCAACAAGACTGCGGGCGGCTCTACGGAGGATGCGGGCATCATCGCCGATTTGAACGTGGCGGGCGTGACGCAGAAGGGCCCGTTCGTGAAGGGCGCTGCGGTGACTGTGCAGGGAATCGACTGCAAGACGCTCAAATTTACGGACGAAATTTTTGAGGGCAAAGTCAAGAGCGACAAGGGCGACTTTACTGTCGAGGATGTTACACTCAAGTCCACGTGTGCGCTGTTCGAGGTGACGGGTGTCTACCGCAACGAAATTTCCGGAAAGAAGTCTTCGGAAAAGTTGACGCTGCACGCACTGACCGACCTCAAGGACCGCAAGAACGTGAACATCAACGTGCTTACGGAACTGGAATACGAACGCCTGATGTTCCTCGTGACGGAGAAGGACAAGAAGTTCGCGGAAGCGAAGGCGCAGGCCGAAGAGGAAGTGCTTGCGGCATTCGACATCAAGGGCGACTTCGTGGAGTTCGAAAACCTGAACATCTTCGAGTCGGGCGATGAGAACGCGGCGCTGCTTGCCGTGAGCGTGATGATGCAGGCCGAAACGGACGACGCGGGACTTGTAAAGCGCATGGAAAAGTTCGTGGACTCGTTCGTGGAAACCGGCAAGTGGAAAGATTCCGGCACGAAAAAAACGATTTCGGAATGGGCTATCGAGGTCACGGCGAACGGCGGGCTTGATTCCATCCGCAAGAATGTCGAAGCTTGGGACCTCGGAGATACCGTACCCGCCTTCGAGAAGTTCATCGAAGCCTACGCGGACGGCGACAGCGTTGTCTTAATCGTCACACCGAAGTCGAGCAGTAGTAAAAACGGTGATGCCGGAACGGAGTCCGGCATGACATCCAGCAGTTCTTCCCAAGACACGACGTACAATGCCGAAAAGAATACCCTGACGGATACCCGCGACGGCCAGGTTTACAGGACCGTAACAATCGGTGACCAGGTCTGGATGGCCGAAAACCTGAACTACAAAACAGACAATAGTTTCTGCTATGACGATTCGTCAAAGTACTGCGACAAGTATGGCCGCCTTTATATATGGGATGCGGCGATGAATGCTTGCCCCGAGGGCTGGCGTCTGCCCGACGAAACTGATTTCGTGAATTTAATCAAGGCCGTGGGCGGTGAAAAAGATGCCGGCACTAAACTGAAGTCTACCAGCGGCTGGAACGACGATGATGGCAAAAGCGGCAACGGCACGGACTCTTTCGGCTTTTCGGCGCTGCCTGCCGGCATCGGCAACGCGGGCATCTACGGCGGCGAGGGTTACACTACGTTTTTCTGGGGCTCTACGGAGTGCAGCGAAAATTCTCTGCAGCTTGGTGTTGAATGCGCGTATGCGATAAACTTGGATTATGACAAAGTCGATGTAGATTTGCCGAGCTACGCCGCTAGGAACTTGGTGCTCTCCGTCCGCTGCGTGAAGGGTAAATCTGCTGCGTCATCCAGCAGCAGTTCCGCAAAATCGAGCAGCAGCTCTGCAAAATCGAGTAGCAGTTCTGCAGATGCCGATGGGTGGAGCTGGAATGTGCCCAAGGACGCCCGCCTGAATCCGAATATCAAGTACGACTCGATGGTCGACCCGCGTGACAATCAAGTGTATAAGATCGTGAAAATTGAAGTGCCAGACTCAAATTATTCGCAGGTGTGGATGGCGGAGAACCTGAACTATGCCGATAGCGTCAAGACGCCGAGCTTGAAGGGCGGCAACTGGTGCTATCAGGATAATGAAAAAAATTGCAAGGTGAGCGGCCGTTATTACAGCTGGGCGGCGGCAATTGACTCTGTTGCCTTGGCGAACGATTCGAAGGAACCGTTGGTTTGCGGTTATGGCAAGACGTGCGGACTTGATCGCGCTGTGCAGGGAATTTGCCCTGACGGCTGGCATTTGCCGTCAATCTATGAATGGGGACTGTTGAGCGTGGCGTTAGGAACTGCCCCTGTATCTGGTGAACCACTCAAGGCGTTGACTGGATGGAACTACGCCGGAACGCCTGACAACAACGGTACGGATCTTTACGGCTTTGCCGCACTCCCGACCGGAAGAAGAATTT
- a CDS encoding TIGR02147 family protein translates to MKDIVEYTDYRKYIQDYYDERKRSSAFTWRDFARDAGFSSAVYLKYVCEGKKNLSIGAAGSVANAMGLAGFESTYFVLMVSYAHAKGDKAKRAAFEERCALAQAHKVRVLGSEEFDYFKSWKNPVIRELAVHMPGAKPLEIAHACKSKISAAEVSETLDFLVKADLLKKDRNGNYHQTEKSVSMGPVDAVPVAARDMQRQMGEFAVKALDLPLSERDMSGLTLGLTRHAYERIRKEIAEFRRRIVAIATEDDETEQVYRMNLQLFPLSERLEKKEDSKNKGVEQDEK, encoded by the coding sequence ATGAAGGATATCGTTGAATATACCGATTATCGTAAGTACATCCAAGATTACTACGATGAACGCAAGCGCAGCTCGGCTTTTACGTGGCGCGATTTTGCGCGCGATGCCGGTTTCTCGTCGGCGGTTTACCTGAAATATGTCTGCGAAGGCAAGAAGAACCTGAGCATCGGTGCGGCCGGCTCGGTTGCGAACGCCATGGGACTTGCGGGTTTCGAGAGCACGTATTTCGTGCTGATGGTTTCGTATGCGCATGCCAAGGGGGATAAGGCGAAGCGTGCGGCCTTCGAGGAACGTTGCGCGTTGGCGCAGGCGCACAAGGTACGCGTGCTCGGGAGTGAGGAATTCGATTACTTCAAGTCATGGAAAAATCCGGTTATCCGCGAACTGGCGGTGCACATGCCGGGGGCGAAACCGCTGGAAATCGCGCATGCCTGCAAGTCGAAGATTTCTGCGGCGGAGGTTTCCGAGACGCTTGATTTTCTGGTGAAGGCCGATCTCCTGAAGAAGGACAGGAACGGCAATTACCACCAGACGGAAAAGTCCGTGTCGATGGGGCCCGTGGATGCGGTGCCGGTGGCGGCTCGCGATATGCAGCGCCAGATGGGGGAGTTTGCGGTGAAAGCTTTGGACTTGCCGCTTTCGGAGCGCGACATGTCGGGGCTTACGCTCGGGCTTACGCGCCATGCGTATGAACGGATCAGGAAAGAGATTGCGGAATTCCGCCGCCGCATTGTGGCGATTGCGACGGAAGACGACGAGACCGAACAGGTTTACCGCATGAACTTGCAGCTGTTTCCGTTGAGCGAACGCCTGGAAAAGAAAGAGGATTCAAAAAATAAGGGAGTAGAACAAGATGAAAAATAA